A stretch of the Filimonas lacunae genome encodes the following:
- a CDS encoding helix-turn-helix domain-containing protein has product MVSNEYLKQQQLLFGKRIATLRKEAGFKIQYVFGQKVLGATNVPSFISKIERGANINFQTIIKLANALEMPLFNLFDYNGTSPIIINPTYNYDLEERMKNEADILGQNIRLIRKAQNMTQLDTEIESGIFNSNISNYELGNRFSKLDTITILAYGLKVEAYELFSLQ; this is encoded by the coding sequence ATGGTAAGTAATGAATACTTAAAGCAGCAACAATTACTATTTGGTAAACGGATAGCAACATTAAGAAAAGAGGCAGGGTTTAAGATTCAATATGTTTTTGGACAAAAGGTCCTGGGAGCGACCAATGTCCCGTCTTTTATTAGTAAAATCGAAAGAGGAGCAAATATCAATTTCCAAACAATTATAAAATTAGCTAATGCATTAGAAATGCCCCTCTTTAACCTATTTGACTACAATGGGACCTCCCCCATTATTATAAATCCAACCTATAATTACGACTTAGAAGAGCGTATGAAAAATGAAGCAGATATACTAGGCCAGAATATTCGTTTGATCAGAAAAGCTCAAAACATGACGCAGCTTGATACTGAGATAGAATCAGGCATATTCAACTCCAACATCAGTAACTATGAATTAGGTAACAGATTTTCAAAATTAGATACTATCACTATTCTTGCATATGGTTTAAAGGTGGAAGCATACGAGCTATTTTCTTTACAATAA
- a CDS encoding DUF1842 domain-containing protein, whose product MSAPTNALADLYRACGIMGNQGTPGAPLVHYSLLVDPTNGKVTGIVHITQAIAGPNSDIRVNVTGTIQEFVFGAKVTKSIAISGDYLQYCTPPALCVYQLKFSANMLVENSWDGTGNFEYGCHVIKNVPVKSGNC is encoded by the coding sequence ATGTCAGCACCAACCAATGCATTAGCAGATCTGTATCGCGCCTGTGGTATCATGGGTAATCAGGGAACCCCCGGCGCCCCTCTTGTACATTATTCTTTACTGGTAGATCCTACCAATGGAAAGGTTACAGGTATTGTACATATTACGCAGGCTATTGCCGGTCCTAATTCCGACATTCGTGTAAATGTAACCGGCACCATACAGGAGTTTGTATTTGGCGCTAAGGTTACCAAATCCATTGCTATCAGCGGCGATTATCTGCAGTACTGCACACCGCCGGCATTGTGTGTGTACCAGTTGAAGTTTTCGGCTAATATGTTAGTGGAAAACAGCTGGGATGGCACGGGTAATTTTGAGTATGGCTGCCACGTTATTAAAAACGTACCGGTGAAAAGCGGCAATTGTTAG
- a CDS encoding sensor histidine kinase, which yields MQTNTGISIVDIIIPFTIVLFIIAVGVVLLYEHFQKNIYQQERDKAALKFAHQTDLLRNNILIQEEERKRIASDLHDELGAALSIIRMNLVLLKQKEHQRSTGASENIPKLENLISLSENAITSVRTISHQLMPPQLESFGLMKTLESFIENINASGKINICLTVKCNMPDLQWPLTLGLYRIIMELTNNTIKHAGASTIDLNFNCNNDKLVFSFTDNGKGLKATDEVSKGMGIQNIEARIDALKGSFVYGNDSVTNGFMMYIELPIEN from the coding sequence ATGCAAACAAATACGGGTATATCGATAGTAGACATTATTATTCCTTTTACTATAGTGCTTTTTATTATAGCAGTAGGTGTTGTGTTGTTGTATGAGCATTTTCAGAAAAATATTTACCAGCAGGAGCGGGATAAGGCTGCTTTAAAGTTTGCTCATCAGACAGATTTGCTGCGTAATAACATACTTATACAGGAAGAGGAACGGAAGCGGATTGCGTCGGACCTGCACGACGAGCTGGGTGCAGCGCTTTCTATTATACGCATGAACCTGGTGTTGTTAAAGCAAAAGGAACATCAGCGTAGTACGGGTGCTTCGGAAAATATTCCCAAGCTGGAAAACCTGATCTCTCTTTCGGAGAATGCCATAACCAGTGTTAGAACGATAAGTCACCAACTGATGCCGCCACAGCTGGAATCGTTTGGTTTAATGAAAACGCTGGAGTCTTTCATAGAAAATATTAATGCTTCGGGTAAAATAAATATCTGTTTAACTGTAAAGTGTAATATGCCAGATTTACAATGGCCTTTAACACTGGGGTTGTACAGGATTATTATGGAGTTAACGAATAATACTATTAAACATGCGGGCGCAAGTACAATAGATTTAAATTTTAATTGTAATAATGACAAGCTTGTGTTTAGCTTTACAGATAATGGTAAGGGTTTGAAGGCTACTGATGAGGTAAGCAAAGGCATGGGTATTCAAAATATAGAAGCCCGCATAGATGCATTGAAAGGTAGCTTTGTGTATGGGAATGATAGTGTTACCAATGGTTTTATGATGTATATAGAACTACCCATTGAAAACTAA
- a CDS encoding response regulator transcription factor, which translates to MDAQDTIRVGIVEDQFLFREGIKAILNNWEDIAVVFESPDGYSLPDRLAVAEVVPDVMLVDLSLPPKDKKEYNGLHVTIALREMYPDIKVLILSVHDDENFIIELVKNGAHGYLVKDCDPQEVYEAIQSVYYKGSYINSRTLVAIQSNMAKKTKPKKLTVNISAREEEVLQLVCQQYTAEEIAEKLFISVKTVNGHRNNLLLKTGSRNVTGLVIYAIKNEIVRLI; encoded by the coding sequence ATGGATGCACAAGACACAATAAGAGTAGGTATTGTGGAAGACCAGTTTCTGTTTAGAGAAGGCATTAAAGCCATACTGAATAACTGGGAAGATATTGCTGTAGTGTTTGAAAGCCCTGACGGGTATTCGTTACCTGATCGTTTAGCTGTTGCGGAAGTTGTTCCTGATGTAATGCTGGTGGATTTGTCGTTACCTCCTAAAGATAAGAAGGAGTATAATGGATTGCATGTGACTATTGCTTTACGCGAAATGTACCCGGATATTAAGGTGCTTATTTTATCGGTGCATGATGATGAGAATTTTATTATTGAGCTGGTGAAGAACGGCGCACACGGTTACCTGGTAAAAGATTGCGACCCACAGGAGGTATATGAAGCTATTCAGAGTGTGTATTATAAGGGCTCTTATATCAACAGCCGCACCCTGGTGGCCATACAAAGTAATATGGCTAAGAAAACCAAGCCCAAGAAGTTAACGGTGAATATATCGGCCCGGGAAGAGGAGGTGTTGCAGCTGGTGTGCCAGCAGTATACAGCGGAAGAAATTGCGGAGAAGCTGTTTATTAGTGTAAAAACGGTAAACGGGCACCGGAATAACCTTTTGCTGAAAACAGGATCGCGCAATGTTACCGGGTTGGTTATTTATGCTATTAAAAACGAGATCGTGCGCCTGATTTAG